The following are encoded in a window of Gammaproteobacteria bacterium genomic DNA:
- a CDS encoding DUF1302 domain-containing protein: MKDTCIAGGRFEGGVTSWMTGLALCLCAAPGFAIQFEKGDVFGSIDTTLSYGISTRTSGRDSDTIAVANGGRGYSPNVDDGNLNYDLWKPVGNRVSATAELEVNYRDVGAFVRANAFYDFENELANRARTELSSAAENLVGKRIRLLDAYGWYQFDVADKPGEIRIGSQVLSWGESTFIQNGINGVNPIDVSSLRAPGSELKDALLPVPMVWGSLGVTDNTSLEAFYQFRWRETEIDPEGSFFSGNDFAGEGGDRLVLGRGTYADGAQPNGTFAPVDDTFQAVGRASDEDASEQGQFGFAFRFFSDPLNSTEFGVFFINNNSRLPLVSGVTGTRDGAIAAGRIAGPPDNPAAGTGVRVAGTVFGALAAGATPEQAVQSGVNAGVGAGQTVNQATVIANQAVTEGPQPGPSPIGPKTAGAITDSATDAFARTAAYRVVYPDDIKTIGASFNTQLGTSGWALQGEVSYRLDVPIQVNDIEVVGAVLGGASADAAQANQVGNFLGQFETEVPGFIRQDVFQFQSTASKVFGRTLGADALALIGEAGVTWIPSYINQNEGGPTGNGLRLNGPNTGLGGNTALAPGANQPFAGQTLDSTHFVSQVAWGYQIRARLTYNNAIGPVSLSPRLAWRQDVSGISPGPGENFLQGRKAVSVGLRADYLDEWSADLSYVNFFGAGEFNLQNDRDFLAFALSYSF; this comes from the coding sequence ATGAAAGACACCTGTATCGCCGGGGGGCGGTTCGAGGGTGGCGTAACGTCGTGGATGACGGGGCTTGCGCTCTGCCTTTGCGCGGCGCCGGGTTTTGCGATTCAGTTCGAAAAGGGCGATGTCTTCGGGAGCATCGATACCACCCTGTCCTACGGCATCTCCACGCGAACCTCCGGCCGGGACAGTGACACCATCGCCGTCGCCAACGGCGGCAGGGGCTATTCTCCCAACGTCGACGATGGCAACCTGAACTACGATCTGTGGAAGCCGGTCGGCAACCGGGTCAGCGCGACGGCGGAACTCGAGGTCAACTACCGCGACGTCGGCGCCTTCGTGCGGGCCAACGCGTTCTACGATTTCGAGAACGAACTCGCCAATCGCGCCCGCACCGAGTTGTCCAGCGCCGCAGAGAATCTGGTCGGCAAACGCATTCGGCTGCTGGATGCCTACGGCTGGTATCAATTCGACGTCGCAGACAAGCCCGGCGAGATCCGTATCGGCAGCCAGGTCCTGAGCTGGGGCGAAAGCACGTTCATCCAGAACGGGATCAACGGCGTCAACCCGATCGACGTGAGCTCGCTGCGCGCCCCCGGTTCGGAACTGAAGGACGCACTGCTTCCGGTACCGATGGTTTGGGGGAGTCTCGGGGTGACGGACAACACCTCCCTGGAGGCCTTCTACCAGTTTCGCTGGCGCGAGACCGAGATCGATCCCGAGGGCAGCTTCTTCTCCGGAAACGATTTCGCCGGCGAGGGCGGTGATCGTCTGGTGCTTGGCCGTGGAACCTATGCCGACGGGGCGCAGCCGAACGGCACCTTCGCGCCGGTCGACGACACCTTCCAGGCCGTCGGCAGGGCCTCGGACGAGGACGCCTCGGAACAGGGACAGTTCGGGTTCGCGTTCCGGTTTTTTTCCGACCCGTTGAACAGCACGGAGTTCGGGGTCTTTTTCATCAACAACAACAGTCGCCTGCCGCTGGTCAGCGGCGTCACCGGCACGAGAGACGGCGCGATCGCCGCGGGCCGCATCGCCGGGCCTCCCGACAATCCGGCGGCGGGGACCGGTGTGCGGGTTGCCGGTACCGTGTTTGGGGCTCTGGCGGCGGGCGCGACACCGGAGCAGGCCGTGCAGTCGGGTGTCAATGCCGGGGTCGGCGCGGGGCAGACCGTCAACCAGGCGACCGTGATCGCGAACCAGGCCGTCACCGAGGGCCCTCAGCCGGGGCCGTCGCCGATCGGTCCCAAGACCGCAGGTGCGATCACGGACTCGGCGACCGACGCGTTCGCGCGCACCGCCGCATACCGCGTGGTGTACCCGGATGACATCAAGACGATCGGGGCGAGCTTCAACACCCAGCTCGGCACCAGCGGCTGGGCGCTGCAGGGCGAGGTCTCCTACCGGCTCGATGTCCCGATCCAGGTCAACGACATCGAGGTGGTGGGCGCGGTACTCGGAGGGGCCAGCGCCGATGCGGCCCAGGCCAACCAGGTGGGCAATTTCCTCGGCCAGTTCGAGACCGAGGTTCCGGGTTTCATCAGGCAGGATGTGTTCCAGTTCCAGTCGACCGCGTCGAAGGTCTTCGGCAGAACGCTCGGCGCAGACGCCCTCGCGCTCATCGGGGAGGCCGGGGTCACCTGGATCCCGTCGTACATCAACCAGAACGAGGGTGGGCCGACCGGCAACGGGCTGCGCCTGAACGGGCCCAACACGGGACTCGGCGGTAACACCGCGCTGGCGCCCGGGGCCAACCAGCCCTTTGCGGGACAGACACTGGATTCCACCCATTTCGTCTCCCAGGTGGCATGGGGCTATCAGATCCGGGCCCGCCTGACCTACAACAACGCGATCGGGCCCGTGTCGCTGTCGCCGCGCCTGG
- a CDS encoding 3-hydroxyacyl-CoA dehydrogenase/enoyl-CoA hydratase family protein, protein MRGTLDGRRHFRRTAVLGAGVMGAQIAAHLANAGIAVTLFELPADEKDRNAGARAAVTALGKLKPAPLAEPGMAKRIRCANYEDDLESLRDCDLVIEAIAERSDLKLDLYARVAPYLPERAILVTNTSGIPIRTLAEGLPAELRGRFCGMHFFNPPRYMHLLELIPNEGVEADVTDRLEGFATTVLGKGVIRARDTAGFVGNRVGVFSMLSVMYNAGQAGLDLDLVDRLTGPGIGRPKSATYRTADVVGLDVMAHVVGNLAATVTDDPWLSHYRLPDWMNTLVDRGAVGQKSGAGVYRKQGRVIEVFDPETMAYRPVRSALDDQVREILKLRDPLAKYHALIRYDHPQAAFLHASFLDLFHFCAWHLREIAACARDVDLAMRWGFGWTMGPFEIWQTVGWQRIVRELRDRIEIGDAMSDVPLPDWVTDPERTGVHDGEGSWSPAISAQKPRSSHPVYRRQEVHEILIGEPKPQKPTVYEDEAVHLWSAPGKLAVLEFRTRMHAIDGAVLSGVLRAVEVAEDDFNALVILQPEAPFSVGANLEQILGLLDEGRQDEIASLIDRIQAASMALKHAPVPTVAAVNGLALGGGCEFVLHCDRVVAALESYLGLVEVGVGVIPAGGGCKELALRAESDAREGDVFPHVARYFEIAAMARVSSSALEARNWGYLRPADPVVFHQNELLHVARHQAEALYESGYVPPARRADIRVAGAEGIANLKTRLVNMLRGGFISEHDYEVGSRLAEVICGGEVDPGSRVSDSWLLRLERDAFMTLVSTGKTRERIVHMLEHGKPLRN, encoded by the coding sequence ATGCGCGGAACGCTCGACGGCCGGCGACATTTCCGCCGCACGGCGGTGCTGGGCGCGGGTGTCATGGGGGCGCAGATCGCGGCGCACCTGGCGAACGCCGGGATCGCGGTGACGCTGTTCGAACTGCCCGCCGACGAAAAGGACCGAAATGCCGGTGCCCGTGCTGCGGTGACGGCGTTGGGCAAACTCAAACCGGCGCCTCTCGCCGAGCCAGGCATGGCGAAACGTATCCGCTGCGCGAACTACGAGGACGACCTCGAGTCGCTTCGCGATTGCGACCTGGTGATCGAAGCGATCGCCGAGCGGTCGGACCTGAAACTCGATCTGTACGCCCGGGTTGCCCCCTATCTCCCGGAGCGGGCCATCCTGGTGACGAATACCTCGGGGATCCCGATCCGGACGCTGGCCGAAGGGCTGCCCGCCGAATTGCGGGGACGATTCTGCGGGATGCACTTCTTCAACCCGCCGCGCTACATGCACCTGCTGGAGCTGATTCCGAACGAAGGTGTCGAAGCCGACGTGACGGATCGCCTGGAGGGTTTTGCGACCACGGTCCTCGGCAAGGGGGTCATACGGGCCCGCGACACGGCGGGTTTCGTGGGCAACCGGGTGGGTGTGTTTTCGATGCTCTCGGTGATGTACAACGCCGGGCAGGCCGGGCTGGACCTCGATCTGGTCGACAGGCTGACCGGGCCGGGGATCGGTCGCCCGAAGAGTGCCACCTATCGGACCGCCGATGTGGTCGGTCTCGACGTGATGGCCCATGTGGTCGGCAACCTGGCCGCCACCGTCACCGACGATCCCTGGTTGTCACACTACCGCCTCCCGGACTGGATGAACACGCTGGTCGACCGTGGCGCGGTGGGTCAGAAGTCGGGCGCCGGGGTCTATCGCAAGCAGGGCCGCGTCATCGAGGTGTTCGACCCGGAAACGATGGCATACCGACCCGTGCGTTCGGCACTGGACGATCAAGTGCGAGAGATCCTCAAGCTGCGGGATCCGCTGGCCAAATACCATGCGCTGATTCGGTACGACCACCCGCAGGCGGCGTTTCTGCACGCGTCGTTTCTCGATCTGTTCCATTTCTGTGCCTGGCACCTGAGGGAGATTGCGGCGTGCGCCCGTGACGTCGACCTGGCAATGCGCTGGGGGTTTGGCTGGACGATGGGCCCGTTCGAGATCTGGCAGACCGTGGGCTGGCAACGCATTGTGCGGGAACTCAGGGATCGCATCGAGATCGGGGACGCCATGTCGGACGTTCCGCTGCCCGACTGGGTGACCGACCCCGAACGCACGGGGGTCCACGACGGTGAGGGATCCTGGTCACCCGCCATCTCGGCGCAGAAGCCCAGATCATCCCATCCCGTCTACCGGCGTCAGGAGGTGCACGAGATCCTCATCGGTGAGCCGAAACCGCAAAAACCCACGGTGTACGAGGACGAGGCGGTGCATCTCTGGTCCGCACCCGGGAAGCTGGCCGTTCTCGAGTTCCGGACCCGGATGCACGCCATCGACGGGGCGGTATTGTCTGGTGTGCTCCGGGCGGTGGAGGTCGCGGAAGACGATTTCAACGCGCTGGTGATCCTGCAACCGGAAGCGCCCTTCAGCGTCGGCGCAAACCTGGAACAGATCCTCGGCCTGCTCGATGAGGGCAGGCAGGACGAGATCGCGTCGCTGATCGACCGGATCCAGGCCGCCAGCATGGCGCTCAAGCATGCCCCGGTGCCGACGGTCGCTGCGGTCAACGGCCTGGCCCTGGGGGGGGGCTGCGAATTCGTGCTCCACTGCGATCGCGTCGTCGCCGCACTGGAGAGCTACCTGGGTCTGGTGGAGGTCGGTGTCGGTGTGATCCCGGCCGGTGGCGGCTGCAAGGAACTGGCGCTGCGAGCCGAGTCCGACGCCCGGGAGGGTGACGTCTTCCCGCACGTGGCCCGGTACTTCGAGATCGCCGCCATGGCGAGGGTATCTTCCAGCGCCCTCGAGGCCCGCAACTGGGGATATCTGCGACCCGCCGACCCCGTGGTTTTCCACCAGAACGAGCTGCTGCACGTCGCCCGTCACCAGGCTGAGGCGCTCTACGAGTCGGGATACGTGCCGCCGGCCAGACGTGCCGACATACGCGTCGCCGGGGCAGAGGGGATTGCGAATCTCAAGACCCGCCTGGTCAACATGCTGCGGGGTGGTTTCATCTCGGAACACGACTACGAGGTCGGGTCGCGCCTGGCGGAAGTCATCTGCGGGGGCGAGGTTGATCCCGGTTCCCGGGTCAGCGACTCCTGGCTGCTGCGTCTGGAACGTGACGCCTTCATGACCCTGGTGTCGACGGGCAAGACCCGCGAACGTATCGTTCACATGCTCGAACACGGCAAGCCACTGCGCAACTGA
- a CDS encoding acetyl-CoA C-acyltransferase, translating into MNKPIQDAWIVDAVRTPVGKAPRGVFRATRPDDLLVHCLQGLMARQPGLDPGAVEDVIVGCAMPEGEQGMNVARIALLLAGFPDSVPGMTVNRFCASGLQSVAIAADRIRLGEADLMIAGGTESMSLIPMMGNRPSFNPRIFAGDENLAVAYGMGVTAEIVAERWKVTREAQDECALRSHQRAVAAADAGEFDTEILPFDVISTSPDEASDRVRSARRRVDRDEGPRRDTSTEALSGLRPVFAARGSITAGNSSQMSDGAGAVLLAGERALRDHGLEPMARFLGYSVRGVSPEIMGVGPVKAIPAALKQTGLRQEDLDWIELNEAFAAQSLAVIGELGLDPARVNPLGSAIALGHPLGATGALRTATLVHALRRRGLKTGMVTMCIGTGMGAAGLFERA; encoded by the coding sequence ATGAACAAACCGATACAGGATGCCTGGATCGTCGACGCCGTTCGAACGCCGGTAGGCAAGGCGCCTCGCGGGGTGTTCCGTGCTACCCGACCGGACGACCTGCTGGTTCACTGTCTGCAGGGGCTGATGGCGCGCCAGCCGGGGCTGGACCCGGGGGCGGTGGAGGATGTCATCGTGGGCTGCGCCATGCCGGAGGGGGAGCAGGGGATGAACGTGGCGCGTATCGCCCTGCTGCTGGCCGGTTTTCCGGACAGCGTTCCCGGGATGACGGTCAACCGGTTCTGCGCCTCCGGCCTGCAGTCGGTCGCGATCGCCGCCGATCGCATTCGGCTCGGTGAGGCCGATCTGATGATCGCGGGTGGGACCGAGAGCATGAGCCTGATCCCGATGATGGGAAACCGGCCCTCGTTCAATCCCCGCATCTTCGCGGGCGATGAGAACCTCGCCGTGGCCTATGGTATGGGGGTGACCGCCGAGATCGTCGCCGAGCGCTGGAAAGTCACGCGCGAGGCCCAGGATGAATGTGCCTTGCGCAGTCACCAGCGTGCCGTGGCCGCGGCGGATGCCGGTGAGTTCGACACGGAGATCCTGCCGTTCGATGTGATTTCGACCTCACCCGACGAGGCGTCCGACCGGGTGCGAAGCGCGCGGCGGCGCGTCGACAGGGACGAGGGACCGCGGCGCGATACCTCGACGGAGGCACTGTCCGGACTGCGGCCGGTGTTTGCGGCCAGGGGGTCGATAACCGCCGGCAACAGTTCCCAGATGAGCGACGGGGCGGGCGCGGTGCTGCTGGCCGGTGAGCGGGCGCTCAGGGACCACGGGCTCGAACCGATGGCACGCTTTCTCGGCTATTCGGTCCGCGGCGTCTCCCCGGAGATCATGGGCGTGGGTCCCGTCAAAGCGATCCCCGCGGCCCTGAAGCAGACCGGCCTCAGACAGGAGGATCTCGACTGGATCGAACTGAACGAAGCGTTTGCCGCGCAGAGTCTGGCCGTCATCGGGGAGTTGGGGCTCGACCCGGCGCGAGTGAACCCGCTGGGCAGCGCCATCGCATTGGGACACCCGCTTGGTGCGACCGGCGCACTGCGCACTGCCACCCTGGTCCACGCACTTCGACGCCGCGGTCTGAAAACCGGCATGGTCACGATGTGCATCGGTACCGGGATGGGGGCTGCGGGCCTGTTCGAAAGGGCATAG